The Arachis hypogaea cultivar Tifrunner chromosome 14, arahy.Tifrunner.gnm2.J5K5, whole genome shotgun sequence genome has a segment encoding these proteins:
- the LOC112740760 gene encoding probable inorganic phosphate transporter 1-7, with protein MAKDQLQVLNALDVAKTQWYHFTAIIVAGMGFFTDAYDLFCISLVTKLLGRIYYHVDGAPKPGTLPPDVSAAVNGVAFIGTLSGQLFFGWLGDKLGRKKVYGMTLLLMVLCSVASGLSFGREPKSVMTTLCFFRFWLGFGIGGDYPLSATIMSEYANKKTRGAFIAAVFAMQGFGILAGGIFAIVISSIFKAKFDAPPYEVDPVGSTVPEADFAWRIILMFGALPAALTYYWRTKMPETARYTALVAKNMEQAAKDMSRVMQVELQAEELKKEDQTKDFGLFSKQFAARHGLHLLGTASTWFLLDVAFYSQNLFQKDIFSAIGWIPPAKTMNALEEVFKIARAQTLIALCSTIPGYWFTVAFIDKIGRFTIQLVGFFFMTVFMFALAIPYEHWTLKENRIGFVVLYSLTFFFANFGPNSTTFVVPAEIFPARFRSTSHGISSASGKLGAMIGAFGFLYLAQSPDKTKTDAGYPPGIGIKNSLLVLGVVNILGFLFTFLVPEPKGKSLEEISGEHEQEDELENKV; from the coding sequence ATGGCGAAGGATCAACTTCAAGTGTTGAATGCACTTGATGTGGCAAAAACACAATGGTACCATTTCACAGCAATTATCGTTGCAGGAATGGGATTTTTCACCGATGCCTATGACTTGTTTTGTATCTCTCTCGTAACGAAGCTACTTGGCCGTATATACTACCACGTCGACGGTGCACCAAAGCCGGGAACCTTACCGCCCGATGTCTCCGCCGCAGTTAACGGCGTAGCCTTCATCGGAACACTTTCTGGCCAGCTCTTTTTTGGCTGGCTAGGTGACAAGCTCGGCAGAAAGAAAGTCTACGGCATGACTCTGTTGCTTATGGTGCTTTGCTCTGTCGCCTCCGGCCTATCGTTCGGCCGGGAACCAAAGTCGGTTATGACGACGCTTTGCTTTTTCCGGTTCTGGCTCGGATTCGGTATCGGAGGAGATTATCCGCTTTCTGCAACAATTATGTCAGAGTACGCAAACAAGAAAACTCGCGGTGCGTTTATCGCCGCCGTCTTCGCAATGCAGGGGTTTGGAATCTTGGCCGGAGGCATATTTGCAATCGTTATCTCATCGATATTCAAGGCGAAATTCGATGCTCCTCCCTATGAGGTTGATCCAGTAGGCTCAACTGTTCCAGAAGCAGATTTTGCGTGGAGAATAATTCTTATGTTTGGGGCTCTTCCCGCTGCACTGACTTACTATTGGAGGACGAAGATGCCAGAAACCGCGCGTTACACGGCATTGGTTGCGAAGAACATGGAGCAAGCTGCAAAAGATATGTCTAGAGTTATGCAAGTGGAACTCCAAGCAGAGGAGTTGAAGAAAGAGGATCAAACTAAGGATTTTGGCTTGTTCTCTAAGCAATTCGCTGCACGTCATGGTTTACATTTGCTTGGAACAGCAAGTACATGGTTCTTGCTTGATGTTGCATTTTACAGTCAGAATCTCTTCCAGAAAGATATCTTCAGCGCAATCGGTTGGATTCCTCCTGCGAAAACCATGAACGCATTGGAAGAAGTTTTCAAGATCGCGAGAGCTCAAACGCTTATAGCTCTTTGCAGTACAATTCCTGGATACTGGTTTACAGTAGCATTCATTGATAAGATCGGAAGATTCACCATCCAATTGGTTGGCTTCTTCTTCATGACAGTGTTCATGTTCGCCCTCGCAATTCCTTATGAGCACTGGACTCTGAAAGAGAATCGCATTGGATTCGTGGTGTTGTATTCGTTAACATTCTTCTTCGCAAACTTTGGACCTAACTCAACCACTTTCGTCGTCCCTGCAGAGATCTTCCCTGCAAGATTCCGCTCTACCTCCCATGGGATTTCGTCGGCTTCCGGCAAGCTTGGTGCTATGATTGGTGCTTTTGGATTCCTATATTTGGCACAGAGTCCGGACAAGACCAAGACTGATGCTGGTTATCCTCCCGGTATCGGTATCAAGAATTCCTTGCTAGTATTAGGAGTGGTTAACATTTTAGGGTTTTTGTTTACATTTTTGGTACCTGAGCCAAAAGGAAAATCTTTGGAGGAGATATCAGGTGAGCATGAGCAGGAAGATGAACTTGAAAATAAAGTATAA
- the LOC112740764 gene encoding FCS-Like Zinc finger 14 produces the protein MLMLGKRPSPMIGKLSELLVSGGGRAAAVLLDTAATGSPRSPLDMKAQQSSPRGLKGYDLGGVGLKIVVALDNEELPKRTVCVPNLNRSKPIPVCSMRNPEDGENFDVGGSLEDYTYVTCHVPNKTFTKVYYDGGYSDVPRHGRCYNNNNKTPSSDFVEPSCEPVFPTSNFLSSCHLCRKKLDGKDIYMYRGEKGFCSPECRSRQMMMDERKELCRSEAVELSWEEQIFSTGILAL, from the exons ATGTTGATGTTGGGGAAGAGGCCCAGCCCAATGATCGGAAAGTTGTCCGAATTATTGGTCTCCGGGGGAGGCCGTGCAGCTGCGGTGCTTCTAGACACCGCAGCAACGGGTAGCCCAAGAAGCCCCTTGGATATGAAAGCTCAGCAATCATCGCCAAGGGGCTTAAAGGGCTATGATCTTGGTGGTGTTGGTCTCAAAATTGTGGTGGCTCTTGATAACGAAGAGTTGCCCAAACGCACCGTTTGTGTCCCGAATCTGAACCGATCGAAGCCGATCCCGGTTTGTTCCATGAGAAACCCAGAAGATGGGGAGAATTTTGACGTGGGTGGAAGCTTGGAAGATTACACGTACGTGACATGCCACGTGCCTAACAAGACCTTCACTAAGGTGTACTATGATGGTGGTTATAGTGATGTTCCAAGACATGGACGGtgctacaacaacaacaacaaaacccCATCATCAGATTTTGTTGAACCTTCATGCGAACCAGTATTCCCCACATCAAATTTTCTCAGTTCATGCCATTTATGCAGAAAGAAACTTGATGGCAAAGACATATACATGTACAG AGGAGAGAAAGGGTTTTGTAGCCCAGAGTGTCGTTCAAGACAGATGATGATGGACGAACGCAAAGAGCTTTGTAGATCAGAAGCTGTAGAACTCTCATGGGAAGAACAAATATTCTCAACCGGGATTCTTGCCCTTTAA